TGCGAAAGAGTTAATCTATTTTTTGGATGAAGCTGATGGCGCCGATGTATACCAAACCTTTAAATAAGGATTGTTCCTTCTTGTCGGTATGCAGAAGCAAGAGAAAACAGAAACTGCAAACGTGGCAAAAAAAGTGCTGACAAAACCAGCAAAATCGTCAATAACCGCAGTAAAAGCTGCAACATCGCGAAGCAACTTAGGCATTACCGTTAAGAAAGCAGAAGACATGCCTGAATGGTATACCCAGGTTATTCTCAAGGCCGAGCTTGCGGATTTTGCTCCGATTAAAGGATGTATGGTCATTCGTCCACGCGGCTATGCGATTTGGCAAAATATCATGAATTATTTCAATGGGCGCCTCAAGCTGCTGGACGTACAGAATGCCTCATTCCCCCTGTTTATTCCTGAATCGTTCTTCGAACGTGAGAAGCAACATGCAGCTGGTTTTGAACCAGAGGTTGCCTGGATCATGAAAAAAGATGAAGAGAGTGGTGAGCGATATGCATTGCGACCAACCTCTGAAACCATAATCTATGATTCCTATGCACGGTGGGTCCGTTCCTGGAGAGACTTGCCCTTGCGCATCAACCAGTGGTGTAATATCGTACGCTGGGAAGTCCAAGATTGTAAACTTTTTTTACGTTCACGAGAATTTCTTTGGCAGGAAGGTCACTGTGTGTATGAAACCAAAGAAGACTGTGATAAGGAAGTTCTTCTCTACCTTGAAGAGTACCGTAAACTTGCTGAGGAACAACTCGCTATTCCCGTACTCCTCGGTCAAAAAACTGAGAAAGAAAAATTTGCCGGTGCTCTTTATACCACAACCATTGAGGCATTTATGCCTGACGGTAAAGCTCTCCAATTAGGAACATCGCATAACTTGGGTCAAGGGTTTGCTAAGGCCTTTGACATTTCCTTTATTGGTCATGATGAAGAGAAACACCTACCCTGGCAGAATTCCTGGGGTTTTTCAACCAGACTTATTGGAGCGGTTGTCATGACCCATGCTGATGATAAAGGTCTTATCTTGCCACCACGGATAGCTCCTCTCAAGGCAGTTATTGTCCCTATCCTCTTTGAAGATACCAAAGCAGTTGTTCTGAGACAGGCACATCTCCTCAAGGAACAACTTGAGGACGAGTATTTTTCAGTCATGGTTGATGACCGTGATGAGGTTACTCCTGGATGGAAATTTAATGAATGGGAACTCAAAGGTATTCCCTTCCGTATTGAAATTGGTCCTAAAGATCTTGCACAGGAACATGTTGTAGTGGTAAGACGGGATACAGGAAAAAAGGAAATCGTAACGTTTAACGAATTAAAAACACGATTGTCCGAGTTAATTGATGCTATGCAAACAGACCTTTATCAGAAGGCCAAACAAGCATTTGATCAGAGTATAGTAGCTACCGAAAACTGGGATGACTTTGTTACGTGCACGAACACCAAAAAAATGGCAAAAGCGTTTTTCTGTGGTAGCGTTGATTGCGAAGAGGACATTAAAACAACAACAAAAGGGGTAACTTCTCGATGTATTCCCTTGCATGATTCCGTGCCTCAAGGGAAGAAATGCATCAGATGTGGCAAACCAGCTAAACATACTGTTTATTTCGCTCGAAACTATTGAAAACAACGGATATTCTCGTCCAGAAATGATAGGAACATTTCTTTTACAGACCAAAAGTATCAGAAGCATAAAGGCTAGCAAAAAGCATAGAAATGCTTAGCGATGTACAATCTCTTTTGTATTTTCAATGACCTCTTTACAGAGGCCCAGAAGTTCTTGAAATTCCTTATATTCTTTAAATAATTCTGTTTTGGCGATTCCTCGTCTTTAGCGTGATGCTTCAGCTCGAGGTGAGCCAAAAGGCACCGCAGGTGCCCAAAAAGCGAAGCTTTTTCTTAAGGGTGTTTTTTTCTCGAAGTAGCGTAGCGAATTTGGCGCAGAAAGTATGAGCTCATACCGGTCATCGTTACGACAACCAGTATGAGGTGTTAAACATGAATAGCGGGAGCTGTGAGTTAAAAAGCCTTTCGCATAGTAAAGGCCAAAATTGGTATCATGTGGTAATTGTGCCACGAGCACGTTATCCCGTATTCCAATATGAGACGACAAAAATTCTATGCGAGGAAGGAATAAAACAAGTGTGTAGTCGGAATAAAATTGAACTTTTTACTTTTGAAGTTATGCCCGACCATGTGCATCTATTCATTTCCTGTCCACTAAGGAAATCTATTCTGAAGATTTGTTCTCTGATCAAAGGTGGTACTTCTTACTACATAAGAAGTAAAATACCTAGTCTTCAAAGATACCCAAGGCTTTGGAGCAAAGGTATCTTTTATCGTAGTGTGGGAAATGTAAGTGCAGATGCTGTAAGAAAATACATTGATAACAGCAAAGGAAATCAATGGAAAGCGACACGAGAAATGCAATAAACGTAGTTTTAACTCTTAATGCGGGCGAAGGAAACCCTGAGCTTTAGCGTACAGGGTAGCCCGCATTAATTTTTATTTCATTTCTAGTGCAACACCGTATTGAAAATTTTCCCTTAAACGAATAACGCTGGTGATGTGTGCTTCTTCTGGGTTTGTTGTTGTTAACATATCTATAAATCGTTTATCAAGATTGATCTTTTTTTCCTCTATCAGCCATTCAACCAAGGCAATAGTGCATTCTTGGTTTCTTGACTCATAGCCAAACCGTGCAGCAATTCCAAGAAGACAGTGATAGATACAATAGAAGAAAGCACTTGTAGACCAATCTGAAAATCCTTCTTTTCGAAAGCAAAGTGCAGCCTTGAGATTATGTTCAGCTTTTCGTAGGTGCTTCTCAGCAAGGTCTCTATTTTCTTTTACTTGGACTAATCCTCTGTGGGACAGTGAAGATTCTAATTCTCCTTTTGCCTTGTGTAGGCACCATTTTACTTTGTTAGAAGCTTGCGACATCCATGATCACCTTCAGGAGTTGTTCGTAGCCATATAATACATAGCCGTATTGTAGTGCGTTCTGTAGGACTTTATCTTTTGTCCTAAGGTTTTTAAGTAGGTCTGTTGGTGTTTGCTTTATGAGATGAATTGGTTTTGTTACTAGTCGTCTTCGCCTCTCAATAACCTGCCGCATGGCATCATAGTTATCCTCTTTTAAAACTACTAAGAGATCAATATCGTTTGCTTTTTGGGGTGTTCTCATAATAGAACCAAAAATCAGTGCTATCTCAACATGCTTATAGAGATCATGAAACTCACTTATCCATCGGGATGCTTTCTGCCGTGCTTCACCAATCAGTAGGGTTTCCACAACTCTAAAGGCATAATAGTCTTCGTGATTAATCTTATAAAAGACGGCCTTACCCATTTTTTTGCTAGTTATTAAGCCCTTTTTCTCTAGATTTTTCATAGCTTTAAAAGCCCCTGCAGGGGTTATGTCAAGTTTCTTGGTAATGTTATTTGCATTATAATCGGTATACAGATCTTTAGTTAAGAGTAGCAGGATTTCAATTTCCTTATCGCTTAATCCGATCATATTAACTACCAGTTAAGATATATTAACTCATAGTTAATATATAAACCTTTCGGTCTTTGAAACCTCTCGACAAAAGGAGAAGATTTTACTTTGAATATGTGTTGTGGTTGATTTTCCGGAAGCTCTTCAAGAAAAGGCAGGAAGATTACCCATTTGGGTGATTTTGACGAGATGTTTACATCGTTTAGGAGCAATGTTTTTAAAGCGCTCCTGATTCTTTTCCCGGATGTATCGAACAGCAAAAGCTATCTGTGCAGCTACCCTCACTACTGCGTTAAGCTTAAGCGTAGCATGTGAACAAAGGGATGCACCTGAAAAATTGTTTGATGGTTCTCTCTATGGAGTAGCGGACAGCATCAGTATCAATGAACTTCTGGACCAAACATGGACGCGAGGGGATCTTACCCTCTATCTTTTCTCAGAAACACATCACCGCAACGCACCAACCCCACAGAAAGTTGAAGCATTGATGCAGCATAGAAGGATTGATGTCGTTGCCCTTGAGGGATTGGAAGGAGAGGTTACTCCTCAGACCATACAACAAATCAACGAAGATTGGGCATATCTTGATGCACTTATTGAACTTTCGAAAGATCCTGAGGCCTACACGCTTGACCTGCAGTTCGGTCCATATCCCTTAGTGTATGCAGGACCAGAAATCTATGTTGGCACTCATCCTGATAGGCCCTTTCTTGGCTACTCTCCAGGAAGTGTCATTGCCCTAGCTCTCCATGGTAAACTCCCTCTCTATGGCTATGAAGACATGGACCTGTATCAGCGGAGTCTTGGTCCGGAGATTCACAATAATCTTTCTATGCTCCAAGACCGTTTGGCTTTCTATGCAAAACACTGTATAGCCTATCCTGCTCCAGAGAGCGTTATGGCAGATTATGGTTTCGTTCTTGCTATGATTGATGATTTTCGTCACGAGATTGAACAAAAACATCCTTTTATTTCAGATCAAGATTCATCTCAAGACTCTGCAAATCGAGATTTTCCACCTGAATTGAACGATACACGTGAACTGAAGCAGCGAAGTGAGCTGGCACTTGAAAAAACTATTGATTACATGGAAAGAAACGGATATGCCTCTGCTGCTTTTGTCATGGGAAGAACCCATTTTCCAACCCTTAAATCTTGGCTCCGTACACACAATTTTGAGCCAGGACCATACTCCTCATAATTACCATAGTACTTTGATTTACCTATAATATTTCTGCTGTTTTCTTACCACTTGGGAATTACGATAGGTTTATATATTTTCAAGTAATGACATCTGACATCTTAGTAAGCATATTGTAAAGAAAACTGGATTAACTAGAAAGGGTGGTGGTCATGCGTTGTGATTCTCGTGCTGATATAGGTCGTTATACCTGGATCGTTACATTACTGTTTGTTTTTTCTTTGGTGCTGGCTGCAGAAACAGCCACTGCAAAAAGTTTTCCCGTAGGTTATAGTGTCGCTTTTCCTAATGGCACAACAGTTATGAATTGCGTTGATGCAGAAGAAGAGGAAACCGGTTTTGAAGTCATGGAAAGAACATCATTTGATCTTCTCTGGTCTGATCCAGACGCAGAGGGTCATGATCTTTGTCGTATCAATGGTTATGGTGATCCTCTTGCTGGTACCTCCTGTAGCATTACGAATCAATTCTGGAATTTCTATCTTATTGATGATGGAGCGTATGTGAAGAGTCCTGTCACGTATGATGGTAATGGGAATTGTTGGAATGGAAAATTTACTGCTTCAGGTCAAAAATACTGTGCCAGACAAGGTGATGTTATCGGACTTGCCTATGGGGTTACAGGAACAAAACCACCGAGATATACCTTTAGGGATTCCTGTGCCTATCTGGACTTTAAAGAAGTTGAGGTTTTTGTTGATGATGACAAAAGTAGTGCTGATGAAGATGGTGGACGTATTAAAGATGTGAAACCAGGATCAGTCGTCAAATTTGACATCACCCTTGAAAGCCTTTTTGAAGATACTGATGATGCCTATGATCTTGAGGATATTGAAGTCCGTATTACTATCGCTGATATTGATGATGGTGATGAACTCGAGGAGGAAGCAGATGCATTTGATCTCTCTCCAGAGAAAGAAAAGCCAGTGACGCTTGAGTTTGCCATTCCTACTGATGCCGAGGATGATAGCTATGAGGTCTTGCTCGAAATAGAAGGAGAAGCTGAAAATGGCATAATCCATGAACGTAATCTATCCTTTGACTTAGAAGTAGAAAAAGAAACGCATGAAGTTATCTTTAGTGAAGCTCTGCTTGATGATGCCTCACTGATGTGTGACCAATCTACAGAATTAGAGATGGAATTAGTGAACATTGGTCAAAATGATGAAGAGATTGTCCTTACGGTAACCAACGATGACCTCGGTATTGCATACGAAGATAACTTTACCCTTGAAGAAGGTGATGATAATACCTATGCACGTTCTATTGCTATTCGTGTTCCCCAAACTATTCCTTCTGGTACTTACCCATTAGTACTGCGGGCCTCCTATGAAGATGATGATGAAGTAGCGACAGAAACCGTAGAACTCAGTGTTACGTGTACTGAACAAGAAACTGAAGAACCAGAAGAAGAATCTGCTGATGAGCCAGAAAACAATGATGATGAAGAGACTTATAATGAAGAGCCAGAATCTGGACAATCTTCAGAAGATACGAATCCCCAAGGAGGCGTTCCTGAAGTAGTTGGTACAACACCAACGCAAACCGTTTCTATGCCTTCTGGCGATCTACCGCTCTTGTCAGTCGGTGAGTTCAAGCAGAATTGGTTTAGCATTACCATGCTCTTCCTAACGGTTCTATTAGTCATTGTTGTCGTGGTTCTGCTCATTGCATTGAGTCGAAGGAAGTAAGTGACTAGGAAAACATATACCAAAGCTCATTGCAGAGGCTTGCCTAAAATGAGAGAAGAAATACCCTTCTTATAGGATAACCCTTGCTTCGTCTGGTCTAATTATTCGTATCCCCTTGTATTCTTTAAGATTCAACAAATGTTTATCATAGGTGATAATATACTTGGACTCAGATTCAAGAGCACATTCAACAATTTTATCGTCATCAGAATCTTCTTTTATTACACTTATTTTCGTTTGGGGATTTACCATAATTACAAATGTGAGAACTTTTTCCATAATTTCAGACACCTCTTCGTCAGAGAAATCGAAGTCCCGTTTCAAAATTTCTTGGTATTCTGAAAGAATCTCAGTAGTAGAATAATATCTTAATTCTTGTCTACTAAAGCAGTTATTTATCATTAGATACTGTTGAAGGTGCTGCATTAGAAGAAATTGCTAATTTTTTATTTTCGCCTTTCTCTGTTGTTTTCTAGGTATCACTTCATTTTCTCAAATGTTTTACAGGGTGTTGGTGGAAGACTTAAGAGGACGTATACATCTGCATTCCTTCTCTACAAGCCTCTACATGAACCCCGGTTATAACTTTCACTCCACTCAGTTCTGTTACATGACCTCTCAATTTTTCCATCAGAGTTGTAATATCTGAATAGAACATGCCTCCTTGTCTACCATTTTGTGCAGCATTGAATGTTGTTTGACAAGCTATACCCCAGAGGTGTTGACCAAACATAGCAAATCCTTTTTTGTTTCCTCCAGTTAATTTAATGACATCAGTACAAATACTTCCCTCAGTCGCCATATACAAAAAATTCCTTTCTTGAGTAACGGTATCATCAAATCCCAGCACTAAATAAGGAATTCCCTCCCGGTCAAATTGTTCGGTAACTTTCTTATAATTATTATCTTCTTTAATAATGACATGTCCAAAATAGTTTATCGCGCCCCTCCCAAATTCTTCTCTGTATAAAACTCGGTCCTCGGGTACTTCAGTAAGATGAGAAATCACGTCATGAGGTAAGGGAGATTCGGTAATCTGAAAAATAGTTAACTGCCCTTTTTTCTCACAACCCTCTATTTCTACTTCAACACCTAATTTGTCATGATAAAATCGTGCAATTCTTTGGACTTCACCGCTTATAGGTGGTGGAAATGTATCAACAAATGCGGCATCTTCTCTAACTTCAATTCTTCCTGTCCTTACCGAAAACACCTCATATGCCCTTTGACTGTATCGTGGTGTACTTGAATGCCGGAAGTCATGTCCTAAATTTATAGATTCTTCCAGTTCTCCTGTTTTCGGATCATAGTACTCTATAATCATTGACTTAAGCCAAAGACTTTGTTCTTTATTACTCCCCATGAGATAACTGGTCAAACCCCATGCTCTTTTTACAGATTCCATCTCCGGCTCTAGATAATCACGACTTCTTGCAACAAACGCGGTATTTGTTTGTCCAATAACATATTCATATTCTCTTTCCGTGATTCCTAAAGAAACAACCGTGCCTTTCTTTAATATAACCCTTCCCTCTCTGTCACAAAAATTATTCTCATCATTCCGTGAATAACCTTGTGCATCAATATAAGGATTAGCTATCACGAATAGCATAGAACGTATGTACTCACCACTTTCAAGCTTCCATCGACTACTCAGAGAAAGAGTATCAATATGTGGTCCATTTTCAACATAAAGCTCCAGACATAGAGAAGAACCATCAGCATTTTTCGTGTCATATTCTGGTAATTCAACGTTTTCTCTTCTCAAAGCTTCCCGAATTGCTTCGGTAGTTATCCTTTGGAATTCAGGAAGATCATCAACTTTGAGATCTATAGGATGCTTTCCGCTAGGAAGCCCAGGCCATTCGTATTCATGAACTTTTCTGATAACCCTCCTCTCTTTTTGGGTTATGTCACCAACTACATTTTGCAATAGAACTGGTTTTACATTACCTTGTTTTCTTACCCTTATAAATGATTCTTGAAAGTTACGCCAACTTTGTTCAGGGTCACGTTCATCATATAAGACGGCAACACTCTCATTTGATCCTGAATATTCTTGATAAGCAGAACTTCTGCAATAGATGGCACCTACTTTTCTCCCACCGATTGAAGTGTGAATTTTGTCAACTAAACTATCAAATGTTTCTCGTAAACGTTTCTCATCTACCTCATCTGTATCCACAACATAACCAAATGGTTTAGTGCATCTGAAGCCCTGTGCATCAATATCAACAAGAAATTCAGCTAATAGAACTGTTTTGTCCCCATAGCGTTTTCTATCAAATTCTCTTCTTTGTGCAATCTCTTCTAGGCTTTGAATCATAGTCTGTTGTTTTTGTGCCTAGCTTAATGGCGCACTGGGAAATCAAGCTTGGAGAAGAAACATGTTTACTTATTTATAGCTTTCACTGTCTCAGCTTCTTTCCAGACTGCATTGAACATATCTTGCATTGCTTTTGCAAAGAATGGAGTTGTTGCCCAGATGCCTGCATCGTAGTTTGGTTGTACGTCCTTATCATCAAGGAGCATAAAGACGATTTCCTTGCCATCAACCAAACAGAACCGTGCTTTGATCTCTGGAACATTTCGTAGTTCTACGAAAGAAGATAATTCTCGTGCAGCAATAAAGGTCTCTTTGGTAATTGGAGCAGCGATTTTAATGCTCACGCCACGCTTTTTCGCCTTTTCAAACGCGGTTTTGAGTACATCTGCTTTTCTCGCAAGTCCTTCAGCCGTTGTCATAATAGTAACACTTGTTTCGGCTGCTTTAATCATGAGTTCCATCTGGTTGTAGAGATGATTTCTACTTTTGAAACTTCCCGTAAGCTCAGTTGGTTCAACAACGTCCACACCCTGTTTGTGTAAGAGATTCAATTCAGCCATAATAGGACTATCACTCACTTCATCAAGGTATTCCGATTGTTTTTCTGCATTCTCCTTAATGCGCTTCTTCACACGATCAAGAACCTCTTCTGGGGGAACAGCAATATATTTGATAGGCTTGCCCAATTTCATGACAATAAATCCCTTCTTTTCCAAATTCTCAAGCACATCATAGCTTCTGGAACGAGGAACATTTGAGATATCAGAAAGTTCTCCTGCAGTTGATACTCCACGAGAAAGTAATGCCGTCCAAATCTTAGCTTCGTAACTATTAAGACCAAATTCTTTTAGTTTGTTTAAAAAACTTTTTTGTGCGATCATTTTTACACCCTCCTCTAGTTAAGTCTTAGAAATCGTTACACGTATTTAAAGCTTTCTATCTTTTGCCACTCACGAGTGGCAGTATGCCGTGGTTTATGCTTTCATCACCATATTCTTGTATGGTTTTGCGATGAGTTTCTTGGTTTTGATTTACGGTAATAGAGAACAAAACAAAAACCAAAAACCGAAACATTTATATAGTACCTACCATTTCAGGGAGTTACGTGTTATTTCTTAAGAGGTTAATGAAGTAAAATGGAAACTCAGCAGATTATGAAAACAGGTACTACTACCATTGCTATTAAATGTAAAGATGGCGTTGTCCTTGCAGCGGATAAGCGAGCAACTGCAGGATATCTTGTTGTTAACAAAAAAACCGAGAAAATCTACATCGTTAATGATGATTTAGCCATCACCATGGCAGGAACGGTTTCTGATGCTCAGCTTCTCAGTAAGTTACTCAAAGCAGAGTTAAAGCTTAAGGAGCTACGAACAGGGACGAAGGCTACCGTAAAAGAAGCTGCAAATTTTCTTGGTGGGATGGTTTACAGTAACATACGTCGATTCTCAGTTATTCCAGGAATATCCCATTTTGTCATGGGAGGAAGAGATGAGACTGGATGCTCAATCTATGATATTTTCGCTGATGGTTCAGTGACTGATGCAGATGATTATATCACCTCTGGCTCGGGAAGTGTTTTTGCTTATGGTGTTCTTGAAACACTATATGATAAGGGATTATCCCTTCAGCAGGGTGTTTCTCTTGCCGTAAAGGCAATAAGTGCTGCACTCCAACGTGACATTGCCTCAGGAAATGGTATCGACGTAGTAACCATCTCGTCTGCAGGTATCCAGCGGGTTGAAGAGTCAACTATTGCTGCCTTATTACGACAGAAATAGCGAGTTATATTGAAAGACGTAACTAGAGACAATTGTGACATATCCATTGTCAAACAAATACTCGGGTGTATTCTATGAGCGAAATTATTAAAGAGATTTTAAAACACTTACCTGCAGACAAAATAAGCGATGCTTGCTTTGAGGCTGCGAATATTGTTTTGTATACGAAAGATAAGGAATTTTTCTTAAATAATGAGGGTTCTATAAAGCGTGTTGTTGAAGAGATCAAAAAAAGAGTTGAGCTTCGGCCAGATCCTGCTATTACCTTAGACCCTGAGAAAGCAGAAGCAGTTATTCGAGGCATTATTCCTCAAGAAGCTACCATAAGTAACATTATCTTTGATTCCCAGAGAAGCATTGTCATTATCGAAGCAGAAAAACCAGGCCTTGCCATAGGGAAACAGGGAAGTATTTTACGGGAAATAAGAGCCCAAACATTATGGGTACCTCTTATCAAACGAACACCAGCAATTCGTTCTGAGCTTATTGAGAACATCAGAGCGGTGCTGTACAAAAATTCTGACTATCGAAGGAAATTTCTTGATAAGGTTGGTCATCGTATCTATGATGGATGGCTACGAGAAAA
This is a stretch of genomic DNA from Candidatus Woesearchaeota archaeon. It encodes these proteins:
- a CDS encoding proline--tRNA ligase, which gives rise to MQKQEKTETANVAKKVLTKPAKSSITAVKAATSRSNLGITVKKAEDMPEWYTQVILKAELADFAPIKGCMVIRPRGYAIWQNIMNYFNGRLKLLDVQNASFPLFIPESFFEREKQHAAGFEPEVAWIMKKDEESGERYALRPTSETIIYDSYARWVRSWRDLPLRINQWCNIVRWEVQDCKLFLRSREFLWQEGHCVYETKEDCDKEVLLYLEEYRKLAEEQLAIPVLLGQKTEKEKFAGALYTTTIEAFMPDGKALQLGTSHNLGQGFAKAFDISFIGHDEEKHLPWQNSWGFSTRLIGAVVMTHADDKGLILPPRIAPLKAVIVPILFEDTKAVVLRQAHLLKEQLEDEYFSVMVDDRDEVTPGWKFNEWELKGIPFRIEIGPKDLAQEHVVVVRRDTGKKEIVTFNELKTRLSELIDAMQTDLYQKAKQAFDQSIVATENWDDFVTCTNTKKMAKAFFCGSVDCEEDIKTTTKGVTSRCIPLHDSVPQGKKCIRCGKPAKHTVYFARNY
- the tnpA gene encoding IS200/IS605 family transposase gives rise to the protein MNSGSCELKSLSHSKGQNWYHVVIVPRARYPVFQYETTKILCEEGIKQVCSRNKIELFTFEVMPDHVHLFISCPLRKSILKICSLIKGGTSYYIRSKIPSLQRYPRLWSKGIFYRSVGNVSADAVRKYIDNSKGNQWKATREMQ
- a CDS encoding HEPN domain-containing protein yields the protein MSQASNKVKWCLHKAKGELESSLSHRGLVQVKENRDLAEKHLRKAEHNLKAALCFRKEGFSDWSTSAFFYCIYHCLLGIAARFGYESRNQECTIALVEWLIEEKKINLDKRFIDMLTTTNPEEAHITSVIRLRENFQYGVALEMK
- a CDS encoding putative toxin-antitoxin system toxin component, PIN family; translated protein: MQHLQQYLMINNCFSRQELRYYSTTEILSEYQEILKRDFDFSDEEVSEIMEKVLTFVIMVNPQTKISVIKEDSDDDKIVECALESESKYIITYDKHLLNLKEYKGIRIIRPDEARVIL
- a CDS encoding TrmB family transcriptional regulator, giving the protein MIAQKSFLNKLKEFGLNSYEAKIWTALLSRGVSTAGELSDISNVPRSRSYDVLENLEKKGFIVMKLGKPIKYIAVPPEEVLDRVKKRIKENAEKQSEYLDEVSDSPIMAELNLLHKQGVDVVEPTELTGSFKSRNHLYNQMELMIKAAETSVTIMTTAEGLARKADVLKTAFEKAKKRGVSIKIAAPITKETFIAARELSSFVELRNVPEIKARFCLVDGKEIVFMLLDDKDVQPNYDAGIWATTPFFAKAMQDMFNAVWKEAETVKAINK
- a CDS encoding proteasome subunit beta, which codes for METQQIMKTGTTTIAIKCKDGVVLAADKRATAGYLVVNKKTEKIYIVNDDLAITMAGTVSDAQLLSKLLKAELKLKELRTGTKATVKEAANFLGGMVYSNIRRFSVIPGISHFVMGGRDETGCSIYDIFADGSVTDADDYITSGSGSVFAYGVLETLYDKGLSLQQGVSLAVKAISAALQRDIASGNGIDVVTISSAGIQRVEESTIAALLRQK